From Phenylobacterium montanum, the proteins below share one genomic window:
- a CDS encoding hybrid sensor histidine kinase/response regulator, whose translation MRAFAPITRTVLLVASGYYAFITASHPLYEHGVALAVLASLSAATCLAGIGFWAWLGRGEPRLGLVELWATAMYLLIAANISTYLSFHLQPPKLVYFIFLALVAAGSAPTPRTALVGVVAAMLGLAAFAPRIGPGFVDQYGFLGLAGCAVALGLAMVTRRTILAERRARLRSDALAHEAADASRAKTDFLAAMSHEIRNPLNALMGAAQLLSRDGLSGRQKARVDLVMRSGQALLAILNDLLDLSKIEAGHLELAPAPFALGELAEAARATYEALATGKALRFEVEAAQDYAGDFVGDLGRIRQILHNLISNAVKFTDRGQISVTLRGGPEGLVLSVADTGVGIEPESLARLFERFVQAEAGADRRHGGSGLGLAICRELAEAMGGRIAAESVLGQGSRFTVTLPLPLVEHQADEASVEAPAAALDRPIRVLAAEDDPINRETLGALLEQIGAGVTLVEDGEAALAAFATGGFDLVLLDIQMPGLDGLGAARRIRALEQAEGRPRVPVLAVTANVMSHQLEAYGEAGIDGWVAKPVALAELLGAIVAMVEGRG comes from the coding sequence GTGCGCGCCTTTGCGCCGATCACCCGCACGGTGCTGCTCGTCGCCTCCGGCTACTACGCCTTCATCACCGCCTCGCATCCCCTCTACGAGCATGGGGTCGCCCTGGCCGTCCTGGCCTCGCTGTCGGCGGCGACCTGCCTGGCGGGGATCGGCTTCTGGGCCTGGCTGGGACGGGGCGAACCTAGGCTGGGCCTGGTCGAGCTGTGGGCGACGGCGATGTATCTGCTGATCGCCGCCAATATCAGCACCTATCTCAGCTTTCACCTGCAGCCGCCCAAGCTGGTGTATTTCATCTTCCTGGCCCTGGTGGCGGCGGGCAGCGCGCCGACGCCCCGGACCGCCCTGGTCGGCGTGGTCGCAGCCATGCTCGGGCTGGCGGCTTTCGCGCCCCGGATCGGGCCGGGCTTCGTCGATCAGTATGGCTTCTTGGGCCTGGCGGGCTGTGCGGTGGCCCTGGGCCTGGCCATGGTCACGCGCCGGACCATCCTGGCCGAGCGCCGCGCCCGCCTGCGCTCCGACGCCCTGGCCCACGAAGCCGCCGACGCGAGCCGGGCCAAGACCGACTTCCTCGCCGCCATGAGCCACGAGATCCGCAACCCGCTGAACGCCCTGATGGGCGCGGCCCAGCTGTTGTCGCGCGACGGGCTCAGCGGGCGGCAGAAGGCCCGGGTGGACCTGGTCATGCGATCGGGCCAGGCGCTGCTGGCGATCCTGAACGACCTTCTCGACCTGTCGAAGATCGAGGCGGGGCATCTGGAGCTGGCGCCGGCGCCCTTTGCGCTCGGCGAGCTGGCCGAGGCCGCGCGCGCCACCTACGAGGCCTTGGCGACAGGAAAAGCGCTCAGGTTCGAGGTCGAAGCCGCGCAGGACTATGCCGGCGACTTCGTGGGCGACCTCGGCCGCATCCGCCAGATCCTGCACAACCTGATTTCGAACGCGGTCAAGTTCACCGACCGGGGCCAGATCTCGGTGACACTGAGGGGCGGGCCGGAGGGGCTGGTGCTGAGCGTGGCCGACACCGGGGTCGGCATCGAGCCGGAGAGCCTGGCGCGCCTGTTCGAGCGCTTCGTCCAGGCCGAGGCCGGCGCCGACCGCCGTCACGGCGGCTCGGGCCTGGGCCTGGCCATCTGCCGCGAGCTCGCCGAGGCCATGGGCGGGCGCATCGCCGCCGAGAGCGTGCTGGGCCAGGGCAGCCGGTTCACGGTCACCTTGCCCCTGCCGCTGGTCGAGCACCAGGCGGACGAGGCCTCTGTCGAAGCGCCGGCGGCGGCGCTGGACCGGCCGATCCGGGTGCTGGCGGCCGAGGACGATCCGATCAACCGCGAGACCCTGGGCGCGCTGCTGGAACAGATCGGGGCGGGCGTCACGCTGGTCGAGGATGGCGAGGCGGCCCTGGCGGCGTTCGCGACCGGCGGCTTCGACCTCGTCCTTCTGGATATCCAGATGCCCGGCCTGGACGGGCTGGGGGCGGCGCGGCGGATACGGGCGCTGGAACAGGCGGAGGGGCGGCCGCGCGTCCCGGTCCTGGCCGTGACCGCCAATGTGATGAGTCACCAGCTGGAGGCCTATGGCGAGGCGGGGATCGACGGCTGGGTCGCCAAGCCTGTGGCCCTGGCGGAGCTTCTTGGGGCGATCGTGGCGATGGTCGAGGGGCGGGGCTGA
- a CDS encoding potassium channel family protein, which yields MDRLALTPLRNLAIAIGFVVIVSAFSTAAYVHAGWSFGDAVYMVLLTIYTVGYGEVHPIDTPYLHGVTIATMIFGCTGMILVTGALVQSLTVYQIREILGTNRVKTEIAKLKRHVVVCGFGRIGVMLARELAAAKTPFLVVERDEKRFEEARALGYLALMGEATHEEVLLAAGVERASVLATVLPDDAANVFITLSGRSLNKALRIIARGESPSTETKLIQAGADKVVMPTHIGAERIAEMILFPETARVIRGSERMREFEKVLVDLGLEMEVVVATAEGQAVGITIAELEQRAAGAFFVVQVNPRAGEPVARPDPGRVVQAGDGLVVVGRDGCEFNAVFTEPAARPRAGRTTY from the coding sequence ATGGACCGGCTGGCGCTGACACCTTTGCGCAACCTCGCGATCGCGATCGGCTTCGTCGTGATCGTCAGCGCCTTCAGCACCGCCGCCTATGTGCATGCCGGCTGGAGCTTCGGCGACGCCGTCTACATGGTCCTGCTCACCATCTATACGGTGGGCTATGGCGAGGTTCACCCGATCGACACCCCCTATTTGCACGGGGTGACCATCGCCACCATGATCTTCGGCTGCACCGGGATGATCCTGGTGACCGGGGCCCTGGTGCAGAGCCTGACCGTCTATCAGATCCGAGAAATCCTGGGCACGAACCGCGTGAAGACCGAGATCGCCAAGCTGAAGCGCCACGTCGTCGTCTGCGGTTTCGGCCGCATCGGGGTCATGCTGGCCCGCGAACTGGCCGCCGCAAAGACCCCGTTCCTGGTCGTCGAGCGCGACGAGAAACGGTTCGAGGAGGCGCGCGCTCTGGGCTATCTCGCCCTGATGGGCGAGGCGACCCACGAAGAGGTGCTGCTCGCCGCCGGCGTGGAGCGGGCCAGCGTGCTGGCCACCGTCCTGCCCGACGACGCCGCCAACGTGTTCATCACCTTGAGCGGGCGCAGCCTGAACAAGGCCCTGCGCATCATCGCCCGCGGCGAGTCGCCCTCGACCGAGACCAAGCTGATCCAGGCCGGCGCCGACAAGGTGGTCATGCCCACCCACATCGGCGCCGAGCGCATCGCCGAGATGATCCTGTTCCCGGAGACCGCGCGGGTGATCCGCGGCTCTGAGCGGATGCGCGAGTTCGAAAAGGTGCTGGTGGACCTGGGGCTGGAGATGGAGGTCGTGGTCGCGACCGCGGAAGGCCAGGCCGTTGGGATTACCATAGCCGAGCTGGAGCAGCGCGCCGCCGGCGCCTTCTTCGTCGTCCAGGTCAATCCCCGCGCCGGCGAGCCGGTCGCCAGGCCCGATCCCGGGCGGGTGGTCCAGGCCGGCGACGGCCTGGTGGTGGTCGGCCGCGACGGCTGCGAGTTCAACGCCGTCTTCACAGAACCCGCCGCCCGCCCCCGCGCCGGCCGCACCACCTACTGA
- a CDS encoding phosphoribosylanthranilate isomerase, giving the protein MARTRVKICCMASVAEAQMAMAAGADAVGLVSAMPSGPGVADDAVIREISAWAPPPLDPWLLSAREDADSLAEQMREAGVRTVQLVRHLDRGVHADLRRRLPGARIVQVVHVEDDGAIDLARAYAETADALLLDSGKPSAAVPLLGGLGQAHDWSISRRIVEAVDRPVFLAGGLNPDNVAQAIATVRPFGLDLCSGLRRNGALDRGLLAAFMQAVAAA; this is encoded by the coding sequence ATGGCGCGTACTCGGGTCAAGATCTGCTGCATGGCGTCGGTCGCCGAGGCGCAGATGGCCATGGCGGCCGGGGCCGACGCCGTCGGCCTGGTCTCGGCCATGCCCTCCGGCCCTGGGGTGGCGGATGACGCTGTCATCCGCGAGATCTCCGCCTGGGCGCCGCCGCCGCTGGATCCCTGGCTGCTGAGCGCGCGCGAGGATGCGGACAGCCTGGCCGAGCAGATGCGGGAGGCCGGGGTGCGCACCGTGCAGCTGGTCCGCCATCTGGACCGCGGCGTCCACGCGGACCTGCGCCGGCGCCTGCCCGGCGCGCGCATCGTCCAGGTGGTGCATGTGGAGGACGACGGCGCCATCGACCTCGCCCGCGCCTATGCCGAGACGGCCGACGCCCTTCTGCTCGATTCCGGCAAGCCCTCGGCCGCCGTCCCGCTGCTGGGCGGGCTGGGCCAGGCGCACGACTGGTCCATCAGCCGGCGGATCGTCGAAGCCGTCGACCGGCCGGTGTTCCTGGCCGGCGGCCTTAACCCGGACAATGTCGCCCAGGCGATCGCGACCGTGCGCCCGTTCGGCCTCGACCTCTGCAGCGGGCTGAGGCGGAACGGCGCGCTGGACCGGGGCCTGCTCGCTGCCTTCATGCAGGCGGTGGCGGCCGCATGA
- a CDS encoding NUDIX domain-containing protein, whose product MRVADRVKVHEVKLLSDNWYVLRKATFSWLRRDGTWQEQSRESYDRGNGAVILLYDPDRRTVLLTRQFRYPAFANGYDDLLIEAPAGLLDDASPEERIRAETEEETGYRVRDVRPVFEAFMSPGSVTEKLHFFVGRYSPADRIGEGGGEESEGEDIETLEVGLDRALAMIASGEICDAKTIMLLQYAALNGLMRPPPPA is encoded by the coding sequence ATGCGCGTGGCCGATCGGGTGAAGGTGCACGAGGTCAAGCTGCTGTCCGACAACTGGTATGTGCTGAGGAAAGCGACCTTCAGCTGGCTGCGCCGGGACGGGACCTGGCAGGAGCAGAGCCGCGAGAGCTATGACCGCGGCAACGGCGCGGTGATCCTGCTCTACGATCCGGACCGCCGCACGGTGCTCCTGACCCGCCAGTTCCGCTATCCCGCCTTCGCCAACGGCTATGACGACCTGCTGATCGAGGCGCCGGCGGGCCTATTGGACGACGCCAGCCCGGAAGAGCGCATCCGCGCCGAGACGGAGGAGGAGACCGGCTACCGGGTGCGCGATGTGCGGCCGGTGTTCGAAGCCTTCATGAGCCCGGGTTCGGTGACCGAGAAACTGCACTTCTTCGTCGGCCGCTACAGCCCGGCGGATCGCATCGGCGAAGGGGGCGGCGAAGAGTCCGAGGGCGAGGACATCGAGACCCTGGAGGTCGGCCTCGATCGGGCCCTGGCCATGATCGCGTCGGGCGAGATCTGCGACGCCAAGACCATCATGCTGCTGCAGTACGCGGCCCTGAACGGGCTCATGCGGCCGCCACCGCCTGCATGA
- a CDS encoding DeoR/GlpR family DNA-binding transcription regulator, which translates to MLTHERKAHLLATLKRDGRIVAKAESQALGLSEDTIRRDLRELAAEGLLQRVHGGALPASPALADFADRQQVAGAGKAAIGRAAAAMIRPGQVVFVDGGTTAVQLARSLPLDLKATIITHSPSVAVELVNKPAVEVELIGGRLFKHSVVAVGASAIEAIGRIQADLYFMGVTGVHPEIGLTTGDAEEAAVKRALSRQAAETVVMASAEKLGAASPFVVTTLAEIDMVIVEPGLPPEVTAPFERLGVTLAPA; encoded by the coding sequence ATGCTGACCCACGAACGCAAGGCCCATCTGCTGGCGACGCTCAAGCGCGACGGCCGCATCGTCGCCAAGGCCGAGAGCCAGGCTCTGGGCCTGTCGGAAGACACCATCCGCCGCGACCTGCGCGAACTGGCGGCCGAAGGCCTGCTGCAACGGGTTCACGGCGGCGCCCTGCCCGCATCACCCGCCCTGGCCGACTTCGCCGACCGTCAACAGGTCGCCGGTGCTGGCAAGGCCGCTATCGGCCGGGCCGCGGCCGCCATGATCCGCCCCGGACAGGTGGTGTTCGTCGACGGCGGCACCACGGCCGTGCAACTGGCGCGTAGCCTGCCCCTCGACCTGAAGGCCACGATCATCACGCACAGCCCGAGCGTGGCCGTGGAGCTGGTCAATAAGCCCGCTGTCGAGGTCGAGTTGATCGGCGGGCGCCTGTTCAAGCATTCGGTAGTGGCGGTGGGCGCCAGCGCCATCGAGGCCATCGGCCGCATCCAGGCGGACCTCTATTTCATGGGGGTCACCGGGGTTCATCCCGAGATCGGCCTGACCACGGGTGATGCGGAAGAGGCGGCTGTGAAACGCGCCCTCAGCCGGCAAGCGGCCGAGACCGTAGTCATGGCCTCGGCCGAGAAGCTCGGCGCGGCCTCACCGTTCGTGGTGACCACCCTGGCGGAGATCGACATGGTGATCGTCGAACCCGGCCTGCCGCCAGAGGTGACGGCGCCGTTCGAACGGCTGGGCGTCACCCTGGCGCCAGCCTGA
- a CDS encoding CsbD family protein, with translation MDRNRIEGAGKEIKGSVKQAAGKLTGNKMRQAEGATEKAVGKVQRKVGEAMDKARDSH, from the coding sequence ATGGATCGCAATCGCATCGAAGGCGCCGGCAAGGAAATCAAGGGCTCGGTCAAGCAGGCCGCCGGCAAGCTCACCGGGAACAAGATGCGCCAGGCCGAGGGCGCGACCGAAAAGGCCGTCGGCAAGGTCCAGCGCAAGGTCGGCGAAGCCATGGACAAGGCGCGCGATAGCCACTGA
- the ettA gene encoding energy-dependent translational throttle protein EttA, producing the protein MAQQFIFQMQGLTKAYPGGKKVFENIWLSFYSDAKIGVVGVNGSGKSTLLKIMAGIDKEFSGEARAADGTKMGYLEQEPHLDESLNVWGNVISWCEEKKIFDRYNEVATLMGEDYSDELMEEMNALQEKIDAGDLWDIDSKIEMAMDALRCPPNDWAVDNLSGGEKRRVALARLLLSKPDMLLLDEPTNHLDAESVAWLQHHLEAFPGCVILVTHDRYFLDQVTKWTLELDRGRGVPYEGNYSGWLEQKQKRVVQEQSESEARQRALTKELEWVRSNAKARQAKSKARLASYEEMVREQENSRAAQTFATIQIPPGPRLGNVVMEVDGLEKEYGDKLLFKDLSFRLPPNGIVGVIGPNGAGKSTLFKIITGQEKPDAGSIKLGETVKLAYVDQSRDALDPNKTVWQEISGGTDVMKVGNREINSRSYVGGFNFKGGDQQKKVGLLSGGERNRVHLARTLAAGGNLILLDEPTNDLDIETLQALEEALEEFAGCAVVISHDRWFLDRLATHILAFEGDSHVEWFEGNFEAYEEDKKRRLGADSLIPHRIKFQKFGR; encoded by the coding sequence ATGGCCCAACAATTCATTTTCCAGATGCAGGGCCTGACCAAGGCCTATCCCGGCGGCAAGAAGGTGTTCGAAAACATCTGGCTGTCCTTCTATTCCGACGCCAAGATCGGTGTCGTCGGCGTCAACGGCTCGGGCAAGTCGACCCTGCTGAAGATCATGGCCGGCATCGACAAGGAGTTCTCCGGCGAGGCGCGCGCCGCCGACGGCACCAAGATGGGCTACCTGGAGCAGGAGCCGCACCTGGACGAGTCGCTCAACGTCTGGGGCAACGTGATCTCGTGGTGCGAAGAGAAGAAGATCTTCGATCGCTACAACGAAGTCGCCACCCTGATGGGCGAGGACTATTCCGACGAGTTGATGGAGGAGATGAACGCCCTCCAGGAGAAGATCGACGCGGGCGACCTGTGGGACATCGATTCCAAGATCGAAATGGCCATGGACGCCCTGCGCTGCCCGCCCAACGACTGGGCGGTGGACAACCTGTCCGGGGGTGAAAAGCGCCGCGTGGCCTTGGCCCGGCTGCTGCTCTCCAAGCCCGACATGCTGCTGCTGGACGAACCCACCAACCACCTGGACGCCGAGTCGGTGGCCTGGCTGCAGCATCACCTGGAGGCCTTCCCAGGCTGCGTGATCCTGGTCACCCACGACCGCTATTTCCTCGACCAGGTGACCAAGTGGACGCTGGAGCTCGATCGCGGCCGCGGCGTGCCCTACGAGGGCAACTATTCCGGCTGGCTGGAGCAGAAACAGAAGCGCGTGGTGCAGGAGCAGAGCGAGAGCGAGGCTCGCCAGCGCGCCCTGACGAAAGAGCTGGAATGGGTCCGCTCCAACGCCAAGGCCCGCCAGGCCAAGTCCAAGGCCCGCCTGGCGTCCTATGAGGAGATGGTGCGCGAGCAGGAGAATTCCCGCGCCGCCCAGACCTTCGCCACCATCCAGATCCCGCCCGGCCCGCGCCTGGGCAATGTGGTGATGGAGGTTGACGGCCTGGAGAAGGAATACGGCGACAAGCTGCTATTCAAGGACCTGTCCTTCCGCCTGCCCCCGAACGGCATCGTCGGGGTGATCGGCCCCAACGGCGCCGGCAAGTCGACCCTGTTCAAGATCATCACCGGCCAGGAAAAGCCGGACGCGGGCTCTATCAAGCTCGGCGAGACCGTCAAGCTGGCCTATGTCGACCAGAGCCGCGACGCGCTAGATCCCAACAAAACTGTCTGGCAGGAGATTTCGGGCGGCACCGACGTGATGAAGGTCGGCAATCGCGAAATCAATTCCAGATCCTATGTCGGCGGCTTCAACTTCAAGGGCGGCGACCAGCAGAAGAAGGTCGGCCTGCTGTCCGGCGGTGAGCGCAACCGCGTGCACCTCGCCCGCACCCTGGCGGCCGGCGGCAACCTGATCCTGCTCGACGAACCGACCAACGACCTCGACATCGAGACCCTGCAGGCCCTGGAAGAGGCCTTGGAGGAGTTCGCCGGCTGCGCCGTGGTCATCAGCCACGACCGCTGGTTCCTCGACCGCCTGGCCACCCACATCCTCGCCTTTGAAGGCGACAGCCATGTCGAATGGTTCGAAGGCAACTTCGAGGCCTATGAAGAGGACAAGAAGCGTCGACTGGGCGCAGACAGCCTGATCCCCCACCGGATCAAGTTCCAGAAGTTCGGGCGATAG
- a CDS encoding NAD(P)-dependent oxidoreductase: MTKPVLLIAQPILAPLTGVLAEDYELVRLWEHPDLAAFLAGEGQRIEAIVAAGEGPLGPDLLGGLPRLRLIACVSAGYDGVDVGWCAGRGIAVTHSPGVNAEDVADHAVGAAICAWRGIAEGHKRVREGRWTESDRGPMRPSLRGRKVGIVGLGGIGAAIATRMAAFGCPIAWWGPNPKPDAAWPMAESLMALAKASDLLFVALRAGPESRRLVNRGVIEAVGSRGLICNVSRGFVIDQDALISALKDGRLGYAALDVFDPEPTTAETWAGVPNLVLTPHTAGATLESVPAMVAMMRENLRRHFAGEPLATPVRV, translated from the coding sequence ATGACCAAGCCCGTCCTCCTGATCGCCCAGCCCATCCTGGCGCCCCTGACCGGGGTCCTGGCCGAGGACTACGAGCTGGTGCGCCTTTGGGAGCATCCGGACCTGGCGGCCTTCCTGGCTGGCGAGGGCCAGAGGATCGAGGCCATCGTCGCCGCCGGCGAGGGGCCTCTGGGGCCGGATTTGCTCGGCGGCTTGCCCCGCCTGCGGCTGATCGCCTGCGTGAGCGCCGGCTATGACGGCGTCGACGTCGGCTGGTGCGCCGGGCGCGGCATAGCCGTCACCCACTCGCCCGGCGTCAACGCCGAGGATGTCGCCGACCATGCCGTGGGCGCGGCGATCTGCGCCTGGCGCGGCATAGCCGAGGGCCACAAGCGCGTGCGCGAGGGCCGGTGGACCGAAAGCGACCGCGGGCCGATGCGCCCGTCCTTGCGCGGGCGCAAGGTGGGTATCGTCGGCCTCGGCGGCATCGGCGCCGCGATCGCCACCCGCATGGCCGCCTTCGGCTGCCCGATCGCCTGGTGGGGCCCCAATCCCAAGCCCGACGCAGCCTGGCCGATGGCCGAGAGCCTTATGGCCCTGGCCAAGGCCAGCGACCTCCTGTTCGTCGCCCTCCGGGCCGGCCCGGAGAGCCGGCGGCTGGTCAATCGCGGGGTGATCGAGGCGGTGGGGTCCAGGGGCCTGATCTGCAACGTCTCGCGCGGCTTCGTCATCGACCAGGACGCCCTGATCTCGGCCCTGAAGGATGGGCGCCTGGGCTATGCCGCCCTCGACGTGTTCGATCCCGAACCGACCACCGCAGAAACCTGGGCGGGCGTCCCGAACCTGGTCCTGACCCCGCACACCGCCGGCGCGACGCTGGAAAGCGTCCCGGCCATGGTCGCCATGATGCGGGAGAACCTCCGCCGCCATTTCGCCGGCGAGCCCTTGGCCACGCCGGTGAGAGTTTGA
- a CDS encoding MlaC/ttg2D family ABC transporter substrate-binding protein — translation MTPGLSFRRFGVASLTLAAALAPLAAASPVLGLTAAAAQSSQRDAAAEQFVQTEASKALNILQLGSDAEKIKQFRTFVDRVADVPKITTFVLGKYARSISPDQYKQFAVVFREYASNVYESRLDDYHGESLKVTGSVVRKPGDVIVTSNVLGGQQKKPVPVRWRVLQSGAGWRVVDVEVNGVWLAITEQQDFVSTIDNAGGNVGVLIAQLQKHNQEAQAGRRS, via the coding sequence ATGACCCCTGGCCTTTCATTCCGCCGTTTCGGCGTCGCCAGCCTGACTCTCGCCGCCGCCCTGGCTCCCCTGGCGGCCGCCTCGCCCGTGCTCGGCCTGACCGCCGCCGCCGCCCAGTCCTCGCAGCGCGACGCCGCCGCCGAGCAGTTCGTGCAGACCGAGGCCAGCAAGGCGCTGAACATCCTGCAGCTCGGCAGCGACGCGGAGAAGATCAAGCAGTTCCGCACCTTCGTCGATCGCGTGGCCGACGTGCCCAAGATCACGACCTTCGTGCTCGGCAAGTACGCCCGCTCGATCAGCCCCGACCAGTACAAGCAGTTCGCGGTGGTGTTCCGCGAATACGCCTCCAACGTCTATGAGAGCCGGCTGGACGACTATCATGGCGAAAGCCTGAAGGTGACCGGCTCGGTGGTGCGCAAGCCGGGCGACGTGATCGTCACCAGCAATGTGCTCGGCGGGCAGCAGAAGAAGCCGGTGCCGGTGCGCTGGCGGGTGCTGCAGTCCGGCGCCGGCTGGCGGGTGGTGGATGTCGAGGTCAACGGCGTCTGGCTGGCCATCACCGAGCAGCAGGACTTCGTCTCCACCATCGACAACGCCGGCGGCAATGTCGGCGTCCTGATCGCCCAGCTGCAGAAGCACAACCAGGAAGCCCAGGCCGGCCGGCGGAGCTGA
- a CDS encoding MlaA family lipoprotein has translation MRALDSALIVALGLAAASPALAASGGPGATSAFPSHEAINSKATGPTIEDPFEKVNRGLYSFNKGLDRAVMRPLAMTYRRGLPKTVRTGVRNGLDNLDEPNTLMNDVLQGRFKDGGVTAARFVVNSTIGVAGLFDVAGAKMNLPIHYSDFGQTLGRYGVGPGPYVYVPVFGPSDVRDGLGRVVDSFTGILNIHDLHATTAARLGLAAVDGLDTRAEYDEPLKELNRVATDPYATVRAFYVQSRADKVSGGHKSVQDLPDFDAPPAGAAGPAQGSTPPSSGATPH, from the coding sequence ATGCGCGCACTGGATTCCGCACTGATCGTCGCCCTCGGCCTCGCCGCCGCTTCGCCCGCGCTTGCGGCATCGGGCGGCCCTGGCGCCACAAGCGCCTTTCCGAGCCATGAGGCGATCAACAGCAAGGCGACGGGGCCGACGATCGAAGATCCGTTCGAAAAGGTGAACCGCGGCCTCTATAGCTTCAACAAGGGCCTCGACCGGGCGGTGATGCGGCCCCTGGCCATGACCTATCGTCGCGGCCTGCCCAAGACCGTCCGCACCGGCGTGCGCAACGGGCTGGACAATCTGGACGAGCCCAACACCCTGATGAACGATGTGCTGCAGGGGCGTTTCAAGGACGGCGGAGTCACGGCGGCCCGGTTCGTGGTCAACAGCACCATCGGCGTGGCCGGGCTGTTCGACGTGGCGGGGGCGAAGATGAACCTGCCGATCCACTATTCCGACTTCGGCCAGACCCTGGGCCGCTACGGCGTTGGGCCGGGTCCCTATGTCTACGTGCCGGTGTTCGGGCCCAGCGACGTGCGCGACGGCCTGGGACGGGTCGTCGATTCCTTCACCGGCATCCTCAACATCCACGACCTGCACGCGACCACGGCTGCGCGGCTCGGCCTGGCGGCGGTGGACGGGCTCGACACCCGGGCCGAGTATGACGAGCCGCTGAAGGAGCTGAACAGGGTCGCCACCGATCCCTACGCCACGGTTCGCGCGTTCTACGTCCAGTCGCGGGCCGACAAGGTATCCGGTGGCCATAAATCGGTCCAAGACTTGCCGGATTTCGATGCGCCTCCTGCGGGGGCCGCCGGTCCGGCGCAAGGTTCAACCCCGCCGTCATCGGGCGCTACGCCCCACTGA
- a CDS encoding ArsR/SmtB family transcription factor: protein MKLTAKTAVEALRAAGEPTRLRILALLHREELAVMELSQILDQSQPRVSRHLKLLTEAGLVERFPDGAWMFYRLVSHGPRRALLDETLRLIQPDDPELALDLGRLETVRAGRLNLAADYFAQNASRWDELRSLYTAENEVEAAILAAAGPGPFKRLVDLGSGTGRMLTLLGQRAELSIGLDLSQQMLNIARQQTREAGLGHCELRHGDIFATRLPDSFADLVVVHQVLHYLSDPAAAVAEAGRLVQPGGRLLIVDFAPHRLEFLREAHRHRRLGFSDTEIARWLAAAGLAPADPVTLPAKDDHGLTVKIWTAARASASSRSAA from the coding sequence ATGAAGCTGACAGCCAAAACCGCGGTGGAAGCCTTGAGGGCGGCGGGTGAACCGACCCGTCTGCGCATCCTGGCGCTGCTGCACCGCGAGGAGCTGGCGGTGATGGAGCTCAGCCAGATTCTCGACCAGAGCCAGCCGAGGGTCTCGCGCCATCTGAAGCTCTTGACCGAAGCCGGACTGGTCGAGCGCTTCCCCGACGGCGCCTGGATGTTCTATCGCCTGGTGTCGCACGGCCCGCGCCGCGCCCTTCTGGACGAAACCCTGCGCCTGATCCAGCCCGACGATCCCGAGCTGGCCCTGGACCTCGGCCGGCTGGAGACAGTCCGCGCCGGCCGGCTCAATCTGGCCGCCGATTATTTCGCCCAGAACGCCTCGCGCTGGGACGAGCTCAGATCGCTCTATACCGCCGAGAACGAGGTCGAGGCGGCGATCCTGGCCGCCGCCGGCCCGGGGCCGTTCAAGCGCCTGGTGGACCTGGGCTCGGGGACCGGCCGCATGCTGACCCTGCTCGGCCAGCGCGCCGAGCTGTCCATCGGCCTGGACCTTTCGCAGCAGATGCTAAACATCGCCCGCCAGCAGACCCGCGAGGCCGGCCTCGGCCACTGCGAACTCAGGCACGGCGACATTTTCGCCACCCGCCTGCCGGACAGCTTCGCCGACCTCGTCGTCGTGCACCAGGTGCTCCACTACCTGTCCGACCCCGCCGCCGCCGTGGCCGAGGCCGGGCGGCTGGTCCAGCCGGGCGGGCGCCTCCTGATCGTCGACTTCGCCCCGCATAGGCTGGAGTTCCTGCGCGAGGCCCACCGCCATCGTCGCCTGGGCTTTTCCGACACCGAGATCGCCCGCTGGCTCGCCGCCGCCGGGCTTGCGCCCGCCGACCCCGTCACCCTGCCGGCCAAGGACGACCACGGTCTGACCGTCAAGATCTGGACCGCCGCCCGCGCCAGCGCCAGTTCCAGGAGCGCCGCATGA